One Acidobacteriota bacterium genomic region harbors:
- a CDS encoding type II secretion system protein: MRSGFALLELLVAVMLTLVTLAILASALPPVLDVIHAVPEATDLRQRARATEQVMSGVIASAGAGPSLLGMGPLSLAIPAIWPRRLLTSPDPPGTAWADRVTVLRVDLLAAQAPLAASVPYGAHVLALAWHAACGVHPSCGFRRGDLVVAYDSRGALALARADEVSGMTVMLDGPVDQAIALPAALAVVSATALTFDATRRQVRRTDGGAPSQPVTDEVVGMQVRYYGNAAPPRWPAVPGIETCAVTAAGTLKLGWLGPVPGPPIELTVADLGDGPWCGAGTWRFDADLLRVRAVRIALRLQALSPASRGLSPLWFAMPGQARRPGQEVRDVELDLFAPAPNLEWSQ, encoded by the coding sequence ATGAGAAGCGGATTCGCGCTCCTCGAACTGCTCGTCGCGGTGATGCTGACGCTCGTGACGCTGGCGATCCTCGCGAGCGCGCTTCCGCCGGTGCTCGACGTCATCCATGCCGTGCCAGAGGCGACAGATCTCCGGCAGCGCGCCAGAGCCACCGAGCAGGTGATGTCGGGCGTCATCGCGTCTGCCGGGGCGGGGCCGAGCCTGCTCGGGATGGGGCCGCTGTCGCTCGCGATTCCGGCGATCTGGCCGCGTCGATTGCTGACCTCACCCGATCCGCCTGGCACCGCGTGGGCCGACAGGGTCACCGTCCTGCGCGTGGACCTGCTTGCTGCGCAGGCGCCGTTGGCGGCGTCGGTCCCGTATGGTGCGCACGTGCTGGCGCTCGCCTGGCATGCCGCATGTGGCGTGCACCCGTCGTGCGGCTTCCGTCGTGGCGACCTGGTGGTGGCCTACGACAGCCGCGGCGCGCTGGCGCTGGCGCGCGCGGACGAGGTGAGCGGGATGACAGTGATGCTCGACGGACCTGTGGATCAGGCGATCGCCCTGCCGGCGGCACTCGCGGTGGTCTCAGCGACGGCGCTCACCTTCGATGCGACACGCAGGCAGGTGCGACGGACCGACGGCGGTGCGCCGAGCCAGCCCGTGACCGACGAGGTCGTCGGCATGCAGGTGCGCTACTACGGCAACGCGGCACCGCCGCGCTGGCCTGCGGTCCCGGGCATCGAGACGTGTGCCGTCACCGCGGCGGGTACGCTGAAACTCGGATGGCTGGGGCCCGTGCCTGGACCTCCCATCGAGCTCACGGTGGCCGACCTCGGTGACGGTCCATGGTGTGGTGCCGGGACGTGGCGGTTCGATGCGGACCTGCTGCGCGTGCGTGCGGTGCGCATCGCGCTGCGCCTGCAGGCGTTGTCGCCTGCCTCGCGCGGTCTCTCACCGTTGTGGTTCGCGATGCCGGGGCAGGCGCGCCGGCCGGGACAGGAGGTGCGGGATGTGGAGCTGGATCTGTTTGCGCCGGCGCCCAATCTCGAGTGGTCGCAGTGA